A genomic region of Runella rosea contains the following coding sequences:
- a CDS encoding cupin domain-containing protein, producing the protein MKTSNIPGLLPFDGIKTKKIDSNEHFKTVFISIQQGERLNTHVSPTDAFLYVLEGNANFNLAGEAFFLSPGDGMSFKAHVEHSVNALTDFKMLLFR; encoded by the coding sequence ATGAAAACCTCAAATATCCCTGGTTTACTGCCTTTTGATGGCATAAAAACCAAAAAAATCGACTCAAATGAGCACTTCAAAACCGTATTTATCAGTATTCAACAAGGCGAGCGGCTCAACACCCACGTTTCGCCAACGGATGCTTTTTTGTACGTTTTGGAGGGAAACGCCAACTTCAACTTGGCAGGAGAAGCTTTTTTTCTTTCTCCCGGCGACGGCATGTCTTTCAAAGCCCACGTCGAGCACTCCGTCAATGCCCTCACGGATTTTAAGATGTTGCTTTTTCGATAA
- a CDS encoding fasciclin domain-containing protein produces MKSNLIAFGFIAVLAACQSPAEQSETQATATETATVSGQSAVEDNESQKDVVKVAVGSPDHTTLVKAVQAADLVDALSNAGPFTVFAPTNAAFGKLPAGTVEGLLKPENKDKLKAILEHHVMTSALDADFFQDGQSMGMVDGTNVTFHKKGDALYIGEAKVIGSVRASNGFVHIIDGVIVPN; encoded by the coding sequence ATGAAATCTAACCTTATCGCCTTTGGATTTATTGCGGTATTAGCTGCTTGCCAATCTCCTGCCGAACAATCAGAGACTCAAGCAACGGCCACTGAAACTGCGACCGTTAGCGGTCAATCGGCCGTGGAAGACAATGAATCACAAAAAGATGTTGTAAAAGTGGCCGTTGGCTCACCCGACCATACCACCCTCGTCAAAGCTGTGCAAGCCGCTGATTTGGTGGATGCCCTCTCTAATGCGGGGCCTTTTACGGTGTTTGCGCCCACCAATGCCGCCTTTGGCAAACTACCCGCTGGCACGGTAGAAGGCCTACTTAAGCCCGAAAACAAAGACAAACTAAAAGCTATTTTAGAGCACCACGTGATGACCTCAGCGTTGGATGCCGACTTTTTTCAGGATGGCCAAAGTATGGGCATGGTAGACGGAACCAATGTTACTTTTCACAAAAAAGGGGATGCACTCTACATCGGCGAGGCCAAAGTAATTGGCTCAGTACGGGCCTCCAACGGGTTTGTTCACATCATTGACGGCGTTATTGTTCCCAATTAA
- a CDS encoding ABC transporter permease subunit, whose amino-acid sequence MNKVTKYVLYDIVRNRFVMGYTLLLAAVSFSFFSFDPDPNKGLLSLLNIILMVVPLVSIIFSTIHFYNSYEFIELLSAQPLSRQSIFLSEYIGVAASLSLAFLVGVGIPTMLFEGTERGIVLIISGLLLTLSFVSLAFLAAVITRDKAKGMGLALVIWFYFALVYDGLVLGILFSFSDYPLEKVMLFLTALNPTDLARIMVLMKMDISALMGFTGAVFQDFFSTNYGLIIALSVLMVWVVWPVALATHIFNKKDL is encoded by the coding sequence ATGAACAAAGTTACCAAATACGTTCTATACGACATCGTCCGCAATCGGTTTGTCATGGGTTACACCCTGTTGTTGGCGGCCGTGAGTTTTAGTTTTTTCAGCTTCGACCCCGACCCCAACAAAGGGCTTTTGAGCTTACTCAACATCATTCTGATGGTGGTGCCGCTGGTCAGCATTATTTTTTCGACCATTCATTTTTATAACTCCTACGAATTTATCGAACTACTCTCAGCGCAACCGTTGAGCCGACAAAGCATTTTTTTGAGCGAATACATCGGCGTAGCGGCCTCGTTGAGTTTGGCTTTTTTGGTAGGGGTTGGTATTCCGACAATGCTTTTTGAAGGAACCGAACGCGGCATTGTCCTGATTATAAGCGGCTTACTATTAACCCTTTCTTTTGTATCCTTAGCTTTTTTGGCCGCCGTCATCACCCGCGACAAAGCCAAAGGAATGGGCTTGGCATTGGTCATCTGGTTTTACTTTGCCTTGGTGTACGACGGCTTAGTATTGGGCATCCTGTTTTCGTTCAGCGATTATCCGCTCGAAAAAGTCATGCTTTTCTTGACCGCCCTCAATCCCACCGACTTGGCGCGCATCATGGTCTTGATGAAAATGGACATTTCGGCCTTAATGGGCTTCACGGGAGCCGTTTTTCAGGATTTTTTTAGCACCAATTACGGGCTCATCATCGCGCTGTCGGTGCTGATGGTTTGGGTGGTTTGGCCCGTGGCTTTGGCTACCCACATTTTCAACAAAAAGGATTTATAG
- a CDS encoding ABC transporter ATP-binding protein encodes MIRAENINKSFGKLQVLRNVSVSLPQGRVVAVIGPNGSGKTTFIKTLLGIVVPDSGSIYVEGQSIANRHDYRAQIGYMPQIGRYPTHLKIKQLFDMMTDLRKENAPKSLDEDLVAAFGLRAMFEKPLGTLSGGTKQKVSAALAFLFNPPILILDEPTAGLDPLSSELLKEKIQREHDNGKLILITSHVMSDLDELATDVLYLQDGSVQFYNSVNDLKLETGEQKLGRAIAKTMSKTEASSNLSEAIKI; translated from the coding sequence ATGATTCGCGCTGAAAACATAAACAAATCGTTTGGCAAGCTGCAAGTGTTGCGCAACGTCAGCGTAAGCCTTCCCCAAGGGCGGGTGGTGGCGGTGATTGGCCCCAACGGCTCAGGAAAAACAACTTTTATCAAAACGTTGCTCGGGATAGTCGTCCCCGACAGCGGCAGCATTTACGTGGAGGGGCAGTCCATCGCCAACCGCCACGATTACCGCGCCCAAATCGGGTATATGCCCCAAATCGGTCGCTATCCCACCCACCTGAAAATCAAGCAATTGTTTGATATGATGACAGATTTACGAAAAGAAAATGCCCCCAAATCATTGGACGAAGACTTGGTAGCGGCTTTCGGTTTGCGCGCTATGTTTGAAAAACCACTGGGCACCTTATCGGGCGGAACCAAGCAAAAAGTCAGTGCCGCGTTGGCGTTTTTGTTCAATCCACCTATCCTGATTTTGGACGAACCCACCGCTGGTCTAGACCCGCTTTCGAGCGAGTTGCTGAAAGAAAAAATCCAGCGAGAACACGACAACGGCAAACTGATTCTGATTACATCACACGTCATGTCGGACTTAGACGAACTTGCCACCGATGTGCTGTATTTGCAAGACGGCAGTGTACAATTTTACAACTCAGTAAATGACCTTAAACTCGAAACTGGCGAACAAAAACTGGGGCGAGCCATTGCGAAAACCATGTCAAAAACGGAGGCATCGTCAAATCTATCGGAAGCAATAAAAATATAA
- a CDS encoding nitrous oxide reductase family maturation protein NosD, whose translation MKRTPNHHFPHLLPRPFVFMMSIGLFFMSVVLHARKWVVSPNQSIRHTIAGAAAYDTILIPKGIYRVNTVLINKPLTIIGQHFPVLDGQFKNEIFTITANDVTIQGLHFENVGMTSMIDWAAIKVLESRNVRIIGNRVRNSYFGIYLSASDHCLVQENDVRGNPKEEQNTGNGIHAWKCDSIRIENNRVAGHRDGIYFEFVTNSIIQRNFSHQNIRYGLHFMFSHKNGYFYNTFRENGAGVAVMYTKFVTMKHNIFEQNWGGAAYGLLLKDISDSHIEQNTFNINTIGVYMEGCSRSVFSHNQFIKNGYAIRVQANCDDNALVYNNFKGNTFDVATNGNVVLTKVAHNYWDKYEGYDLNRDGIGDVPFRPVSLYASVIERIPQAMMLLRSFTVTLLDRIEKIIPSITPEGMKDESPMMKPIKL comes from the coding sequence ATGAAACGCACGCCCAACCATCATTTCCCGCATCTGCTTCCTCGGCCTTTTGTTTTCATGATGAGCATAGGACTCTTCTTTATGTCCGTTGTGCTCCATGCCCGAAAGTGGGTTGTTAGCCCAAACCAAAGTATCCGACACACTATTGCGGGAGCCGCGGCTTATGATACAATCTTGATTCCAAAGGGCATTTACCGCGTCAATACTGTTTTGATTAATAAGCCTTTAACCATCATTGGGCAACATTTTCCCGTACTCGACGGACAGTTTAAGAATGAGATTTTTACCATTACCGCCAATGATGTTACCATCCAAGGCTTGCATTTTGAAAACGTAGGTATGACAAGCATGATTGATTGGGCAGCCATTAAAGTACTGGAATCCCGCAACGTACGTATTATCGGCAATCGCGTCCGAAACAGCTACTTTGGCATTTATCTTTCGGCCTCCGACCATTGTTTGGTGCAAGAAAACGACGTGCGTGGCAATCCCAAAGAAGAGCAAAATACGGGAAATGGCATCCACGCTTGGAAATGCGACAGCATACGGATTGAAAACAACCGAGTAGCAGGCCACCGCGACGGAATTTACTTTGAGTTTGTAACCAATTCCATTATACAACGGAACTTCAGCCATCAAAACATTCGATACGGCCTACACTTTATGTTTTCGCATAAAAACGGCTATTTCTACAACACATTTCGCGAAAACGGTGCAGGCGTGGCCGTCATGTACACAAAGTTTGTGACCATGAAGCACAACATTTTTGAACAAAATTGGGGAGGCGCAGCCTACGGGCTATTGTTGAAAGACATCTCCGACAGCCACATTGAACAAAATACATTCAACATCAACACCATCGGCGTATACATGGAAGGATGTAGTCGCTCGGTGTTTTCCCATAATCAATTCATCAAAAATGGCTACGCCATTCGGGTACAGGCCAATTGCGACGACAATGCACTGGTTTACAACAACTTCAAAGGAAACACCTTCGATGTAGCAACCAACGGCAATGTGGTTTTGACCAAAGTAGCCCATAATTATTGGGACAAATACGAAGGCTACGACCTCAACCGCGACGGCATTGGCGACGTGCCCTTCCGCCCCGTGAGCCTCTACGCAAGCGTGATTGAGCGCATACCACAGGCCATGATGCTGCTCAGGAGTTTTACCGTGACGCTGTTGGACCGCATCGAAAAAATCATCCCGAGCATCACACCCGAAGGCATGAAAGATGAATCACCCATGATGAAACCTATCAAATTATAA
- a CDS encoding nitrous oxide reductase accessory protein NosL, with protein sequence MKPIHNISRASIAVASLALIATYFVPLWRIDLWAPQYPEGLVMKIWLSKLSGDVEIINGLNHYIGMAHIKEEMFPEFKLLPYAVGFYIVFGILTALLKNRKMLVSYFILIVLAGVVALYDFWKWGYEYGHNLSDDAPIKVPGMAYQPPLIGYKELLNFGAYSMPDVGGWVFVALGVVVVMVIIYEFYFLEKIFVKKTAIKSAILWAIISLGTISQSCTQTTEPIRYGKDACEFCKMTIVDKRYAAEIVTDKGKVFKFDDLSCMVKYMKANKLNESALAFLVVNDYSAPGELIDVKTAVFLSSKDFRSPMRGDVAAFSPKSFATANKAEFTQAKMLTWKEVVAIF encoded by the coding sequence ATGAAACCAATCCACAACATCTCAAGGGCCAGCATAGCGGTAGCTTCGTTGGCATTAATTGCGACCTATTTCGTTCCGCTTTGGCGCATTGATTTATGGGCACCGCAATATCCCGAAGGCTTAGTTATGAAAATTTGGCTTTCCAAATTATCGGGTGATGTAGAAATCATCAACGGGCTCAACCACTACATCGGTATGGCCCATATCAAGGAAGAAATGTTTCCTGAATTTAAGCTATTACCTTATGCAGTAGGCTTTTACATCGTGTTTGGAATCCTAACTGCCTTGCTGAAAAACCGAAAAATGTTGGTCAGTTACTTCATATTAATCGTGTTGGCAGGCGTTGTGGCGCTGTATGATTTCTGGAAATGGGGCTATGAATACGGCCACAACCTCAGCGACGACGCTCCCATCAAAGTACCCGGCATGGCGTATCAACCACCGCTTATCGGCTACAAAGAACTACTCAATTTCGGGGCATATTCGATGCCCGACGTGGGTGGATGGGTGTTTGTGGCGCTGGGTGTAGTAGTCGTTATGGTAATTATTTATGAATTCTATTTTTTAGAAAAAATATTCGTCAAAAAAACGGCCATAAAATCAGCCATTCTTTGGGCAATCATCAGTTTGGGCACGATTTCACAAAGTTGCACCCAAACAACCGAGCCGATTCGCTACGGAAAAGACGCCTGCGAATTTTGCAAAATGACCATCGTAGACAAGCGATATGCCGCCGAAATCGTCACCGATAAGGGCAAAGTCTTTAAATTTGACGACCTGAGCTGCATGGTAAAGTACATGAAAGCCAACAAATTGAACGAATCAGCACTGGCATTTTTGGTGGTCAATGATTACAGCGCTCCCGGCGAATTGATTGACGTAAAAACGGCGGTTTTTCTAAGCAGTAAAGATTTTCGCAGTCCGATGCGGGGCGACGTGGCGGCTTTTAGTCCAAAATCCTTCGCTACCGCCAATAAGGCCGAGTTTACGCAAGCAAAAATGCTGACTTGGAAAGAAGTAGTTGCCATTTTTTGA
- the nosZ gene encoding Sec-dependent nitrous-oxide reductase produces the protein MKIINISIIALAMLAGGFFACKPDNAGKSGGAELAGDAAQKVYVAPGKHDEFYNIVSGGFNGQLSVVGLPSGRVLRIIPVFSQFAENGWGYSEETKPMLNTSHGFVPWDDSHHVALSTTNGEHDGKWAFINGNNTPRIARVSLSTFRTDEIIEIPNSGGNHSSPFITANSEYAVAGTRFSVPPDANADVSINSFKQNFKGYISFVSIDKTTGRMAIKFQLKTPGVSFDLARAGKGKSDGWFFFSCYNTEQANSLLEVNASQKDKDFILAVNWKKAEQYLAQGKGKKEAAKFAHNVYDEKTHSATSTIINEVMTLDPKECPDMLYFMPCPKSPHGCDVDPTGSYIVGSGKLAAVIPVFSFDKIQQAIAAKTFDGSFDGIPVLKYEAVLHGEVKKPGLGPLHTEFDGQGNAITSFFVSSELVKWNLQSLEVLDRVPTYYSVGHLSIPGGPTSKPHGKYVIAYNKITKDRYLPTGPELTQSAQLYDISGEKMKLLLDFPTIGEPHYAEAIPASLVEKNSRKIFKLEENNHPYVAKGEKEAKVVRKGNEVHVYMTSIRSHFTPDNIEGVKMGDDVYFHVTNLEQDWDVPHGFAVRGANNAEILIMPGETCTLKWKPSRVGVTPIYCTDFCSALHQEMQGYVRVSPAGSKIPLSWGTGKNPTAEAEQKVAKR, from the coding sequence CCGAGCTCGCAGGTGACGCCGCCCAAAAAGTATACGTGGCACCAGGTAAGCACGATGAATTCTACAATATCGTATCGGGGGGATTCAACGGACAGCTTTCGGTCGTAGGGTTACCTTCGGGCCGGGTATTGCGCATTATCCCTGTTTTCTCCCAATTTGCCGAAAATGGTTGGGGTTACAGCGAAGAAACCAAACCCATGCTCAATACCTCGCACGGATTTGTACCTTGGGATGACTCTCACCACGTGGCGCTCTCGACCACCAACGGAGAGCACGACGGCAAGTGGGCATTCATCAACGGCAACAATACGCCGCGCATTGCCCGCGTCAGCCTTTCTACTTTCCGCACCGACGAAATCATCGAAATCCCCAATTCGGGCGGCAATCACTCCTCGCCGTTTATTACTGCCAACTCCGAATACGCCGTGGCTGGAACCCGCTTTTCGGTACCGCCCGATGCCAATGCCGACGTATCTATCAATAGTTTTAAGCAAAACTTCAAAGGATACATCAGCTTTGTCAGCATCGACAAGACCACGGGACGCATGGCCATTAAATTTCAGTTGAAAACCCCGGGCGTAAGTTTTGACTTGGCCCGCGCTGGAAAAGGCAAATCCGACGGTTGGTTTTTCTTCTCGTGTTACAACACTGAGCAAGCCAATTCTTTGCTAGAAGTAAATGCTTCGCAAAAAGATAAAGACTTTATTTTGGCCGTAAACTGGAAAAAAGCCGAGCAGTATTTAGCCCAAGGCAAAGGCAAGAAAGAAGCAGCAAAATTTGCACACAACGTTTACGACGAAAAAACGCACTCCGCTACATCGACCATCATCAACGAAGTAATGACACTCGACCCCAAAGAGTGCCCAGACATGCTATACTTTATGCCTTGCCCTAAGTCTCCGCACGGCTGCGACGTCGACCCAACGGGTAGCTACATTGTGGGTTCGGGCAAATTGGCCGCCGTCATTCCCGTATTTTCGTTTGATAAAATCCAACAAGCGATTGCCGCAAAAACATTTGACGGCAGCTTTGACGGAATTCCCGTGCTGAAATACGAAGCAGTGTTGCATGGAGAAGTGAAAAAACCAGGCTTAGGGCCACTGCACACCGAATTTGACGGACAAGGAAATGCCATTACCTCCTTCTTTGTTTCGTCTGAATTGGTAAAATGGAACCTTCAATCTCTCGAAGTACTCGACCGTGTGCCCACCTACTATTCCGTAGGCCACTTATCTATCCCCGGCGGACCGACCTCCAAGCCACACGGAAAATACGTGATTGCGTACAACAAAATCACCAAAGACCGCTACCTGCCTACGGGCCCTGAATTGACCCAATCGGCGCAGTTGTACGATATTTCAGGTGAAAAAATGAAGCTATTGCTTGACTTCCCCACCATTGGTGAGCCGCACTACGCCGAAGCCATCCCCGCCTCTTTGGTGGAAAAAAACTCGCGGAAGATTTTCAAATTGGAAGAAAACAACCACCCATACGTAGCCAAAGGAGAAAAAGAAGCCAAAGTAGTGCGCAAAGGAAACGAAGTGCACGTGTACATGACCTCCATTCGGTCGCACTTTACACCCGATAATATCGAAGGCGTAAAAATGGGTGACGACGTTTATTTCCACGTCACCAACTTAGAGCAGGATTGGGACGTACCCCACGGATTTGCGGTACGTGGGGCCAACAACGCCGAAATCCTCATCATGCCCGGCGAAACTTGTACCCTCAAATGGAAACCCTCCAGAGTAGGTGTTACGCCAATTTACTGCACCGACTTCTGCTCGGCGCTCCACCAAGAAATGCAGGGATACGTGCGCGTATCACCCGCTGGCAGCAAAATCCCCCTCTCTTGGGGAACGGGCAAAAACCCAACGGCTGAAGCAGAACAGAAAGTAGCAAAACGCTAA